The Thermomicrobiales bacterium genome includes a region encoding these proteins:
- a CDS encoding amidohydrolase codes for MAGGAIYPAKQFAFDWLDQNRQRLSDFDLEIWGYAEPAWREYKSAKAYVDLLRSDGWEVEEGSGGMPTAFAATWSNGPGPVIGSYAEYDAVPGNSQQAVPYQAPREGLHPWTAGHTDPHSMLGVGALGGMLATKAAMQANGIGGTLRFFGEPAEKVCGSKPVHAAKGYFDGADAFLCYHPLNGNTVTWETHCGSYWSAVFTFECAHPEEWAARDSSPRTTDESAASSHIVARVPGAIDALMLMYTMTKYTKEAMFPHTGTWTLNEFVLAAGDATSDNLPPRFAQIQYSWRSPLLDVQQRIFDVLANNAKSAAQASGCEAYVQWVTRTRVGLANNALADLTYRNMELIGPPVYGEDAIEFCREIQRNLGLEPMEHPIPEVYTRLTTPQQYEDDTRSLLPSWQKNFTSDDYVDYTWHAPTVRLFTGRPMLSSPKPGYEYPNWAYLAMGGRPELIDPGMFLASKTIAATALDLLTKPEELAKCKAEFEERTGGGVGGSTWVAPLLPADFIPPVDLRWPEYINTVRGEEWWIPTPNPAARQPIG; via the coding sequence ATGGCAGGCGGAGCGATCTACCCGGCGAAGCAATTCGCATTCGATTGGCTCGATCAGAACCGTCAGCGGCTGTCTGACTTCGATCTCGAGATTTGGGGTTATGCCGAACCGGCCTGGCGCGAATACAAATCGGCGAAAGCCTATGTCGATCTTCTCCGTTCCGACGGATGGGAGGTCGAGGAAGGCTCGGGCGGTATGCCGACCGCCTTCGCAGCCACCTGGAGCAACGGTCCCGGTCCGGTCATTGGCTCCTATGCCGAATACGATGCCGTCCCCGGCAACTCCCAGCAAGCCGTTCCATATCAGGCGCCCAGGGAAGGGCTTCATCCCTGGACCGCCGGTCATACCGATCCCCATTCGATGCTCGGGGTCGGCGCGCTCGGCGGCATGCTCGCCACCAAAGCCGCCATGCAGGCGAACGGCATTGGTGGAACGCTCAGGTTCTTCGGCGAGCCAGCCGAGAAAGTCTGCGGTTCCAAACCGGTGCATGCCGCCAAGGGGTATTTCGACGGCGCCGACGCGTTCCTCTGCTATCACCCGCTGAACGGCAATACCGTTACCTGGGAAACCCACTGCGGTTCCTACTGGAGCGCTGTCTTCACGTTCGAATGCGCGCATCCCGAAGAGTGGGCCGCGCGCGACAGCTCGCCGCGCACCACCGACGAGAGCGCTGCATCGTCACACATCGTCGCGCGCGTTCCCGGCGCAATCGATGCGCTGATGCTCATGTACACCATGACGAAGTACACCAAGGAGGCGATGTTCCCCCACACCGGCACCTGGACCTTGAACGAATTCGTCCTCGCCGCCGGTGACGCGACCTCGGACAATCTCCCCCCGCGCTTCGCCCAGATTCAGTACTCGTGGCGGTCGCCGCTGCTCGATGTGCAGCAGCGTATCTTCGATGTGTTGGCGAACAACGCCAAGTCCGCCGCCCAGGCAAGCGGTTGTGAAGCCTATGTCCAGTGGGTCACCCGCACCCGGGTCGGGTTGGCGAACAACGCGCTCGCCGATCTCACCTATCGCAACATGGAGCTCATCGGGCCACCGGTGTATGGGGAGGACGCGATCGAGTTCTGCCGGGAAATCCAGCGCAATCTCGGTCTCGAACCGATGGAGCATCCCATTCCCGAGGTCTATACCCGTCTCACCACGCCACAGCAGTACGAGGACGACACCCGTTCCTTGCTGCCCTCATGGCAGAAGAACTTCACCTCGGATGACTATGTCGATTACACGTGGCACGCGCCGACGGTGCGCCTCTTTACCGGGCGCCCCATGCTTTCCTCCCCGAAACCGGGCTATGAGTATCCGAACTGGGCCTATCTCGCCATGGGCGGCCGTCCGGAGCTGATCGATCCCGGCATGTTCCTTGCCAGCAAGACGATCGCGGCAACCGCGCTCGACCTGCTCACCAAACCCGAAGAGCTCGCGAAATGCAAAGCCGAGTTCGAGGAACGCACCGGCGGCGGTGTGGGCGGCAGTACGTGGGTTGCGCCCTTGCTGCCCGCCGACTTCATCCCGCCAGTCGATTTGCGCTGGCCGGAATACATCAACACCGTTCGCGGCGAGGAGTGGTGGATTCCCACTCCCAACCCGGCTGCTCGTCAGCCGATCGGGTAA